The region ATAGTAGGAACTTTATCTGTCAGCCCTTTGGGCTGGCAGGTAAAACCTTACATCGGGAGAAACATGTAAATTTTTAATCGTCTGCTGCCGACATAGTACATATAACCTATTTTTTTTTTGCTTTTTTTATGAAAATAAATGTAATCAGATGGAAAATGGTGTAAACATCCAGACATTATCAAGGGGGCACACAGGTGTGGGTATAGGTCAGCGACTGAAGAATTTGTTAGGAAAAGGGAGAAAGAGAGCAGGCAAGAAGCAGCAGGCGAAGCTGTCCAGCGGCGGAAAAAGCATTGGCTTCAAGATCGCTTCCGGTTATGCGGCTCTGGCTGTATTCGTTCTGATCAGCGGCGGGGTATCTCTCTATCAAATGAACGGCATGCAGAATAATACCGAAAAAATCATTAATCACATCATCCCCGAGTTGAATAAAATTCATAATGTCAATTACCTGACAGAGCATGTTATGGCACTCAGCCTGCAGCATATCCTGAGTACTGACAGTGCGGACAAAAACGCCCTTGCGGAAGAACGGTCCGAATTCATCCGTAAAGTGTCGGATACCTTTAAGGAATATAAAGCCAATCTGAAAGGAGACCAGGAGCTGAAGCAATTACAGTCGCTCGTCGGGAAATGGGGCGAGTTCCTGACGGTCAACAATCAGGCGATCCTGCTCAGCAGCTCCAATGACGAGAAATTAGCTCTGGAGGTATCGCAGAAGGGAATTGACGCTTTTAATTCCATGCAGGTGGATCTGGATGCGCTGGTAGCACACAGTCAGAAGGATGCTGAGAATGAGGGTGAAATCTCTGCGAAAATTTTTAATACCTCAGTCACTTTAAATATCGTGACTGTGCTGGCTGCGCTTCTGGTGATCGGCTTGACGAACACGGTTATCCGCAGAACGATCATCAATCCGCTGAAAAGGGTAACTGCGCAGCTGCAGCAGATCTCCAGCGGGGATCTGACGGCGGAAGAGACGCTGATCCGCAACAAGGACGAGATTGGCCTGCTCGCCAAGACCGTGAATGAAACGAACCGTACGCTGCTCGAAATGGTCAGCCAGATCCGAAATGTATCCACTATTATTTCGGAGCAGGGCGATGAGCTGATGCATCGAATTGCCGATACGAAGGAAGGCAGCAGCCAAATCGCGCTGACGATGGAAGAGCTGGCCACAGCCTCCGGAAGCCAGGCCGAAGCAGCGGTGGATGCCTCCAAGGCGGTGGAGGAGCTAAATACGTTAATTGAGAATTTTGCCGGCAAAGGCACGGATCTCTCCAATCATTCCGAGCAGGTACGGCA is a window of Paenibacillus sp. FSL H3-0469 DNA encoding:
- a CDS encoding HAMP domain-containing methyl-accepting chemotaxis protein, whose product is MGIGQRLKNLLGKGRKRAGKKQQAKLSSGGKSIGFKIASGYAALAVFVLISGGVSLYQMNGMQNNTEKIINHIIPELNKIHNVNYLTEHVMALSLQHILSTDSADKNALAEERSEFIRKVSDTFKEYKANLKGDQELKQLQSLVGKWGEFLTVNNQAILLSSSNDEKLALEVSQKGIDAFNSMQVDLDALVAHSQKDAENEGEISAKIFNTSVTLNIVTVLAALLVIGLTNTVIRRTIINPLKRVTAQLQQISSGDLTAEETLIRNKDEIGLLAKTVNETNRTLLEMVSQIRNVSTIISEQGDELMHRIADTKEGSSQIALTMEELATASGSQAEAAVDASKAVEELNTLIENFAGKGTDLSNHSEQVRQKGEKGRALMESSVAQMNEIADAVSQSMDTVEELNRKNEGIFHLVGAIRSISEQTHLLAINAAIEAARAGDSGRGFAVVAQEVRKLSEDVQRTVSEITEITQGIQLDSRTMVEQLRGGVVKTEQGSRQIVETGDALAEINSSVRMMAVTIDEMGQDLQQMTGASETMNEFSQHISALSQESAAGVEETSASAHEQLSSTTAVANGIAELKLLLTELRESVSRFKV